The following coding sequences are from one Streptococcus sp. NPS 308 window:
- a CDS encoding HAD family hydrolase — protein MTIKLIATDMDGTLLDPRGQLDLPRLEKILDQLDERGIRFVIATGNEVHRMRQLLEHLASRVVLVVANGARIFEYDTLLQAQTWDDAMVDKALLHFKGRECRDQFVVTSMNGSFVKEGTVFTDLEKFMTPEMIEKLYQRTNFVDELNSDLFGGVLKMSMVVGEERSSAVLQEINDLFDGRVRAVSSGYGCIDILQAGVHKAWGLEELLKRWDLTSEQIMAFGDSENDVEMLEMAGIAYAMENADDEAKAVATALAPANSQGGVYQVLENWLEKEG, from the coding sequence ATGACGATTAAATTAATTGCAACAGATATGGATGGAACCTTGCTGGATCCAAGAGGGCAACTGGATTTGCCACGTTTAGAAAAAATTTTAGACCAATTAGATGAACGAGGTATCCGTTTTGTCATTGCGACGGGGAATGAAGTCCATCGGATGAGGCAACTACTAGAACACTTGGCGAGTCGAGTAGTCCTGGTTGTTGCTAACGGTGCGCGGATATTTGAGTATGATACATTACTTCAGGCTCAGACCTGGGATGATGCTATGGTTGACAAGGCTCTCCTTCATTTTAAAGGGAGGGAGTGTCGAGATCAGTTCGTCGTCACCAGCATGAATGGGAGTTTTGTCAAGGAAGGAACTGTTTTTACAGACCTGGAAAAATTTATGACTCCAGAGATGATTGAAAAACTTTACCAAAGGACCAATTTTGTGGATGAGCTAAACTCAGACCTCTTTGGAGGAGTCCTAAAGATGAGCATGGTCGTTGGTGAAGAACGTTCTAGTGCAGTTTTGCAGGAAATCAATGACCTCTTTGATGGTCGTGTAAGAGCTGTTTCTAGCGGTTATGGCTGTATCGATATCCTGCAAGCTGGGGTTCACAAGGCTTGGGGATTGGAAGAATTGCTCAAGCGCTGGGATTTGACATCGGAACAAATCATGGCTTTTGGTGATAGCGAAAATGATGTTGAGATGTTGGAGATGGCTGGAATTGCCTATGCTATGGAAAATGCTGATGATGAGGCCAAGGCAGTTGCAACTGCCCTAGCTCCAGCTAACAGCCAAGGGGGCGTTTATCAGGTCCTAGAAAATTGGTTAGAGAAAGAGGGATAA
- the def gene encoding peptide deformylase gives MSAIERITKAAHLIDMNDIIREGNPTLRAVAEEVTFPLSDQDIILGEKMMQFLKHSQDPVMAEKMGLRGGVGLAAPQLDISKRIIAVLVPNIVEEGETPEEAYDLQAIMYNPKIVSHSVQDAALGEGEGCLSVDRNVPGYVVRHARVTVDYFDKDGEKHRIKLKGYNSIVVQHEIDHINGIMFYDRINEKDPFAVKDGLLILE, from the coding sequence ATGTCTGCTATAGAACGTATTACAAAAGCTGCTCATTTGATTGATATGAATGATATTATCCGTGAGGGAAATCCAACTCTGCGCGCTGTTGCTGAGGAGGTGACTTTCCCATTGAGTGATCAAGATATCATCCTTGGCGAAAAAATGATGCAATTCCTCAAACATTCTCAGGATCCTGTTATGGCTGAGAAAATGGGACTCCGTGGTGGTGTTGGCCTTGCTGCTCCCCAGCTGGATATCTCAAAACGTATTATTGCTGTTTTAGTGCCAAATATTGTGGAAGAAGGTGAAACTCCAGAGGAAGCCTACGATTTGCAAGCCATTATGTACAATCCGAAAATCGTCTCCCACTCTGTTCAGGATGCTGCCCTTGGCGAAGGAGAAGGTTGCCTATCTGTTGACCGTAACGTACCAGGCTATGTTGTCCGCCATGCCCGTGTCACTGTTGATTACTTTGACAAGGACGGTGAAAAACACCGTATCAAACTTAAAGGATACAACTCCATCGTTGTCCAACATGAAATTGACCACATCAACGGAATCATGTTCTACGATCGTATCAATGAAAAAGATCCATTTGCTGTTAAAGATGGTTTACTGATTCTGGAATAA
- the rlmB gene encoding 23S rRNA (guanosine(2251)-2'-O)-methyltransferase RlmB: MKTNDIVYGVHAVTEALLANTGNKLYLQEDLRGKNVEKVKELATVKKVSISWTSKKSLSEMTEGAVHQGFVLRVSEFAYSELDHILAKTRQEENPLLLILDGLTDPHNLGSILRTADATNVSGVIIPKHRAVGVTPVVAKTATGAIEHVPIARVTNLSQTLDKLKDEGFWTFGTDMNGTPCHKWNTKGKIALIIGNEGKGISSNIKKQVDEMITIPMNGHVQSLNASVAAAILMYEVFRNRL, translated from the coding sequence ATGAAAACAAATGATATTGTCTATGGCGTCCATGCCGTTACTGAAGCCCTCCTTGCAAACACTGGAAACAAACTCTACCTCCAAGAAGATCTTCGAGGTAAGAATGTTGAGAAAGTCAAGGAACTGGCTACTGTGAAAAAAGTCTCCATCTCTTGGACCTCAAAAAAATCCCTCTCTGAAATGACCGAAGGTGCTGTCCATCAAGGATTTGTCCTTCGAGTTTCTGAATTTGCCTATAGCGAGCTAGATCACATTCTTGCCAAAACGCGTCAAGAAGAAAATCCTTTGCTATTGATTCTAGACGGGTTAACTGATCCTCATAATCTGGGTTCTATCTTGAGAACTGCTGACGCGACCAATGTTTCAGGAGTCATTATCCCCAAACACCGCGCTGTCGGTGTAACTCCTGTTGTTGCCAAAACGGCTACAGGAGCTATTGAGCATGTACCGATTGCTCGAGTGACCAACCTTAGTCAAACTTTGGATAAACTCAAGGATGAAGGCTTCTGGACCTTCGGAACGGATATGAATGGTACTCCTTGCCACAAATGGAATACAAAAGGAAAAATCGCCCTCATCATAGGTAATGAAGGAAAAGGCATCTCTAGCAACATCAAAAAACAGGTCGATGAGATGATTACCATCCCCATGAATGGGCATGTTCAAAGCCTCAATGCCAGTGTTGCTGCAGCCATTCTCATGTACGAAGTTTTCCGAAATAGACTATAA
- a CDS encoding DeoR/GlpR family DNA-binding transcription regulator: protein MLKTERKQLILEQLNQHQVVSLEKLVSLLETSESTVRRDLDELEAENKLRRVHGGAELPHSLQEEETIQEKSVKNLQEKKLLAQKAASLIKEQDVIFIDAGTTTAFLIKELVNKEITVVTNSIHHAVQLVEKQIPTVMVGGSVKMTTDASIGGVALNQINQLHFDRAFIGMNGVDDGYYTTPDMEEGAVKRAILENAKQTYVLVDSSKIGQTCFAKVAPLKRAIVITSQGHELLQAIKEKTEVIEV, encoded by the coding sequence GTGTTAAAAACAGAGAGAAAACAATTAATTTTAGAGCAACTTAATCAGCATCAAGTAGTTTCTTTAGAAAAGTTAGTTAGTTTGTTAGAAACGTCAGAATCAACGGTTCGAAGGGATTTGGATGAGTTGGAAGCAGAGAATAAGCTTCGTCGTGTGCATGGTGGAGCAGAATTGCCCCACTCCTTGCAGGAAGAAGAAACCATTCAAGAAAAATCTGTCAAAAACCTTCAGGAAAAGAAATTACTCGCTCAGAAAGCAGCATCTCTTATCAAGGAACAAGATGTTATCTTTATCGATGCTGGAACAACAACTGCTTTTTTGATCAAGGAATTGGTTAATAAGGAGATCACCGTTGTGACCAATTCGATTCACCATGCAGTTCAGCTGGTAGAAAAGCAGATTCCAACTGTCATGGTTGGAGGTAGCGTCAAGATGACGACAGATGCTAGCATCGGGGGCGTTGCTCTTAACCAGATTAACCAATTACACTTTGACCGTGCCTTTATCGGGATGAATGGTGTTGACGATGGTTATTATACGACTCCTGACATGGAGGAGGGAGCTGTTAAGCGGGCTATTTTAGAGAATGCCAAACAGACCTATGTTTTGGTGGATTCATCAAAAATTGGACAAACTTGCTTTGCCAAGGTAGCACCACTCAAACGCGCTATCGTTATCACAAGTCAAGGGCATGAGCTCTTGCAGGCTATTAAGGAGAAAACGGAGGTAATAGAAGTATGA
- a CDS encoding CapA family protein, whose product MEKRQNRRSHGPIDGLLGKSIGFFRNYKSWTNAQFIMVLLLAVAVSMGGNLLVRAVQGNKGTSPSSQTLDSTSTSSQFKENDSDEKTARIMANGDLLYHIPIYRTALKEDGTYDFHENFEYVKPWLKQADLVIGDFEGTVNKDHYLAGYPLFNAPGEVMDAIKDAGYQVLDLAHNHILDSQIEGVVSTAQAIEKAGMTPIGVYTKEPRDKSPLVIKEVNGIKVALLAYSYGFNGIEQSISQEDYNRYLSDLNEEKMKAEIERAEKEADITVVMPQMGIEYQLEPTEEQKTLYHKMVDWGADIIFGGHPHVVEPAETVEKDGDKKLIIYSMGNFLSNQRIETMQDEENAKWTERGVLMDVTIKKKDGKTRIETAKAHPTWVNRTPKGTYSPEGYPLFLYQTYILEDFIEGGRYREQLDEATKERIDTAYKEMNEHVGLKW is encoded by the coding sequence ATGGAAAAGCGACAAAATAGACGATCTCATGGACCTATTGATGGATTGTTGGGGAAAAGTATTGGTTTCTTTCGGAATTATAAATCCTGGACCAATGCCCAGTTTATTATGGTCTTGCTACTTGCAGTTGCCGTGTCCATGGGAGGGAACTTGTTAGTTCGAGCAGTACAAGGCAACAAGGGAACGAGTCCTAGTAGTCAAACTCTTGATTCTACAAGTACATCTAGTCAATTCAAGGAAAATGATTCTGACGAAAAGACAGCCCGTATCATGGCAAACGGTGATCTTCTTTATCATATCCCTATCTACCGAACAGCTCTAAAAGAAGATGGGACTTATGATTTTCATGAAAATTTTGAGTATGTCAAGCCTTGGCTCAAACAAGCGGACTTGGTAATTGGTGACTTTGAAGGAACGGTGAACAAGGACCACTATTTGGCAGGTTATCCTCTTTTTAATGCACCTGGTGAGGTGATGGATGCGATCAAGGATGCAGGCTATCAAGTTCTAGACTTGGCCCACAATCACATCCTAGATTCTCAGATAGAGGGAGTGGTCTCAACAGCTCAAGCTATTGAAAAGGCAGGAATGACACCTATCGGAGTTTACACAAAGGAACCACGGGACAAGTCTCCACTTGTTATTAAGGAAGTCAATGGTATCAAGGTAGCTCTCTTGGCTTATTCCTATGGCTTTAATGGCATTGAACAATCTATTTCCCAAGAGGACTATAATCGCTATCTTTCTGACTTAAACGAAGAAAAGATGAAGGCAGAAATCGAGCGTGCCGAGAAAGAAGCGGATATCACTGTTGTTATGCCTCAGATGGGAATTGAATACCAGTTGGAACCAACGGAAGAACAAAAGACACTGTATCACAAGATGGTGGACTGGGGAGCCGATATTATCTTTGGAGGGCATCCTCACGTCGTTGAACCTGCCGAAACGGTCGAAAAAGATGGTGACAAAAAACTGATTATCTATTCCATGGGGAATTTCCTTTCAAACCAGCGTATTGAAACCATGCAAGACGAGGAAAATGCCAAGTGGACAGAGCGCGGTGTTCTCATGGATGTGACCATTAAGAAAAAAGATGGAAAGACAAGAATTGAAACCGCCAAAGCGCATCCTACTTGGGTTAATCGAACACCCAAAGGGACTTACTCCCCAGAAGGCTATCCTCTCTTCCTCTATCAGACCTATATCTTGGAGGACTTCATTGAAGGAGGACGTTACCGTGAGCAGTTGGATGAGGCGACCAAGGAACGAATTGACACAGCCTATAAAGAAATGAATGAACATGTAGGGTTGAAGTGGTAG
- the trxB gene encoding thioredoxin-disulfide reductase — translation MYDTIIIGAGPAGMTAALYAARSNLKVALIEGGLPGGQMNNTSDIENYPGYANISGPELAEKMFEPLENLGVEHLYGFVEKIEDHADYKKVITDDQVYETRTVIVATGSKHRLLDVPGEEELNSRGVSYCAVCDGAFFRDQDLLVVGGGDSAVEEALFLTRFAKSVTIVHRRDQLRAQKVLQDRAFANEKVNFIWDSVVKEIKGENRVESVVFENVKTGQVTEQAFGGVFIYVGLDPVSDFVKDLNIQDQAGWIVTDNHMKTSVDGIFAVGDVRQKDLRQVTTAVGDGAIAGQEAYKFITEHS, via the coding sequence ATGTACGATACGATTATTATTGGTGCTGGACCTGCGGGAATGACAGCTGCCTTATATGCTGCTCGAAGCAATCTGAAAGTGGCTTTGATTGAAGGTGGTCTGCCAGGCGGGCAAATGAACAACACATCTGATATTGAAAACTATCCAGGTTATGCCAATATCAGTGGACCTGAATTGGCTGAAAAAATGTTTGAACCACTTGAAAATCTTGGAGTGGAGCACCTTTATGGGTTTGTTGAAAAGATTGAAGATCATGCTGACTATAAGAAGGTAATCACTGATGACCAAGTTTATGAAACCCGTACTGTCATCGTGGCAACTGGCTCTAAACACCGTCTTTTAGATGTTCCTGGAGAAGAAGAATTAAATAGCCGAGGCGTTTCCTATTGTGCGGTCTGTGATGGAGCTTTCTTCCGTGACCAAGACTTGCTCGTAGTCGGTGGTGGAGATTCAGCGGTAGAAGAAGCTCTCTTCTTGACACGCTTTGCCAAGTCTGTCACTATTGTTCACCGTCGCGACCAACTTCGTGCCCAAAAGGTTTTGCAAGACCGTGCCTTTGCTAATGAAAAAGTCAACTTTATCTGGGACTCTGTAGTTAAGGAAATCAAAGGTGAAAACCGAGTAGAGTCAGTTGTATTTGAAAATGTAAAAACTGGTCAAGTGACAGAGCAAGCCTTCGGAGGTGTCTTTATCTATGTTGGACTGGACCCTGTTAGTGATTTTGTTAAGGATTTGAATATCCAAGACCAGGCAGGCTGGATCGTAACAGACAATCACATGAAAACTAGCGTTGATGGCATCTTTGCAGTTGGAGATGTTCGCCAGAAAGACCTTCGCCAAGTGACAACAGCAGTTGGAGATGGGGCTATCGCAGGTCAAGAAGCCTACAAGTTTATCACCGAACATAGTTAA
- a CDS encoding SGNH/GDSL hydrolase family protein → MAVQLLENWLLKEQAKIQTKYRELNQISLLEPDMIFIGDSIVEYYPLQELLGTTKTIVNRGIRGYQTGLLLDNLDAHLYGDAVDQIVLLIGTNDIGKDIPMNEALDNLEGVIQSLNRDYPLSQIKLVSILPVNEGEEYKQTVYIRTNEKIREWNQAYEALASAYMQVDFLPIYDSLTDSEGQLQSAYTTDGLHLSVAGYQALSDALKTYLF, encoded by the coding sequence GTGGCAGTACAGTTATTAGAAAATTGGCTCCTAAAAGAGCAAGCAAAAATTCAAACCAAGTATCGTGAACTCAATCAGATTTCTCTTTTAGAGCCAGATATGATTTTTATCGGCGATTCGATTGTAGAATACTACCCTTTGCAAGAGTTACTCGGGACTACCAAGACGATTGTTAATCGAGGCATCCGAGGTTACCAGACGGGACTTCTACTAGACAATCTTGATGCCCATCTTTATGGTGATGCTGTCGATCAAATTGTTCTCTTAATTGGGACAAACGATATCGGAAAAGATATTCCCATGAATGAAGCCTTGGATAATCTTGAAGGTGTGATTCAATCGCTTAACCGAGATTATCCGCTGTCACAAATAAAGCTAGTTTCTATTCTGCCAGTCAATGAAGGAGAAGAATACAAGCAGACAGTTTACATTCGTACCAATGAAAAAATCAGAGAATGGAATCAAGCCTATGAGGCTCTAGCCTCCGCCTATATGCAAGTAGATTTTCTACCAATTTATGATAGTTTGACAGATTCAGAAGGACAACTTCAATCAGCCTATACAACGGATGGTCTCCATCTAAGTGTAGCTGGTTATCAAGCCTTATCAGATGCTTTGAAAACGTATCTTTTCTAA
- the pfkB gene encoding 1-phosphofructokinase → MIYTVTLNPSIDYIVRLDNVEVGSVNRMDSDDKFAGGKGINVSRVLKRLGIPNTATGFIGGFTGKFITDTLTEEEIETRFVQVAEDTRINVKIKADQETEINGTGPNVEPAQLEELKAILSSLTADDTVVFAGSSAKNLGNVIYKDLIALTRQTGAQVVCDFEGQTLIDSLDYQPLLVKPNNHELGAIFGVKLESLDEIEKHARELLAKGAQNVIISMAGDGALLVTSAGTYFAKPIKGTVKNSVGAGDSMVAGFTGEFVKSKDAVEAFKWGVACGTATTFSDDLATAAFIKETYEKVEVEKR, encoded by the coding sequence ATGATTTATACAGTCACGCTCAATCCATCCATTGACTATATCGTTCGCTTAGACAACGTAGAAGTCGGTAGTGTCAATCGAATGGACAGTGATGATAAGTTTGCTGGTGGGAAAGGAATCAATGTTAGTCGTGTTTTGAAGCGCTTGGGTATTCCCAATACAGCGACCGGATTTATTGGAGGCTTTACTGGTAAATTTATCACAGATACCCTTACAGAGGAAGAAATCGAGACACGTTTTGTCCAAGTAGCAGAAGATACTCGAATCAATGTCAAGATTAAAGCAGACCAAGAAACAGAAATCAACGGGACTGGTCCTAATGTTGAGCCAGCTCAGTTAGAAGAATTGAAAGCTATTTTGTCTAGTCTGACAGCAGATGATACGGTGGTGTTTGCAGGTTCGAGTGCTAAGAACCTAGGCAATGTTATCTATAAGGATTTGATTGCCTTGACACGCCAGACTGGTGCGCAAGTGGTTTGTGACTTTGAAGGTCAGACCTTGATTGATAGTTTGGATTATCAACCACTTTTAGTCAAACCAAACAATCATGAACTTGGTGCTATCTTTGGAGTGAAGCTCGAAAGTTTAGATGAGATAGAGAAACATGCCCGAGAGTTATTGGCTAAAGGTGCTCAAAACGTTATTATCTCAATGGCTGGTGATGGTGCCCTTCTGGTAACATCAGCGGGAACCTACTTTGCTAAACCGATTAAAGGAACCGTGAAAAACTCAGTTGGAGCTGGTGACTCGATGGTTGCTGGATTTACGGGTGAGTTTGTCAAATCAAAAGACGCAGTAGAAGCCTTCAAATGGGGAGTGGCTTGTGGAACAGCAACTACATTTTCAGATGATTTAGCAACTGCAGCATTTATTAAAGAAACTTATGAAAAAGTTGAGGTAGAAAAAAGATGA